The Anabrus simplex isolate iqAnaSimp1 chromosome 1, ASM4041472v1, whole genome shotgun sequence genome window below encodes:
- the LOC136873805 gene encoding uncharacterized protein: MKCVLLLVAVCVVAVSARPRFLAIPLEDIELVEVADFGSAPLVRVARQVAKELEDRDGGRFERGAHHGGGGGDGHDYVDYGAHTGHHGAFGWYADFPVHKGH, translated from the coding sequence CTCCTCCTTGTAGCAGTGTGTGTGGTAGCAGTAAGCGCTCGCCCCCGGTTCCTGGCCATCCCCTTGGAAGATATCGAACTAGTGGAGGTAGCAGACTTTGGCTCCGCTCCCCTCGTCAGAGTCGCGCGGCAAGTTGCCAAGGAGTTGGAGGACCGTGACGGAGGACGTTTCGAGCGCGGCGCTCACCACGGAGGTGGCGGTGGAGACGGTCATGACTACGTCGACTATGGAGCACATACTGGACACCACGGCGCTTTCGGCTGGTACGCTGACTTCCCTGTACACAAGGGGCACTAA